The genomic stretch TGATTATTCTCAGGAAGCACATCTTTTGCAATTCGCAAAATCCCGTTTTTACCTTTAGCCATAGGGATGAAAGGACTTACAGCTACATCAATGCATTCGTAATATTTGCTGTAAGCATTACGATAAATAAAATCGGTGTATCCTTGTAATGGCGCCAGGTAAATCATTTAAAAGTATCGTTATTACTGACAAAGATAAGAATCAAATTAGTTCGGATTCAAAATAATTTTTATAGTTTAGAATAATGTTTAATTTTAACAAAAATGCATAATTATGTTGAATTTTTATAATTCTTTTTCTGTGATTTAAATTAAATCTACTTTTGAAAACATTTTTAAATATTCAATAGCAAACAAACTATGAGACTAGGTATAATAGGATACGGAAGAATGGGTAAAATTGTTGAACAAATTGCAATTCAGCGAGGCCATAAAATAGTTTCGATTATTGATGTTGGTAGAAATGATAAGATTATTGAAGAAGCAGATTGTTATATCGATTTCTCGGTAGCAGAGGCTTTGGGAAAAAATGTTAATTTACTTTGTGAATTGCAGGTACCTGTTGTGATAGGTGTAACAGGATGGAATAAAAATATAAATGAATACACACAATTATTTTTAAATAAAAAAAATGTAGGAATCTGGAGTGGTAACTTTTCATTAGGCGTTAACCTGTTCTGGAAGGTTATTAAACAATCGACTGCTACATTTGATAAGTTTGCTAATGAATATGATATTCTTCTTCATGAGTTTCATCATAAGAATAAGGTTGATTCGCCTTCAGGTACTGCAATTCAAACAGCAAACTTTATTTTAAATGCATCATCGGTGAAAAACGAAATTATTACCGAAACGCTACAGCGAAAGCGGAAAGATAATGAATTACATGTTACATCAACTCGTGGAGGTGCAATACCCGGAACGCATACTGTAATTTTTGACAGCAATTTCGATACGGTAGAAATTACACACACCGCACGTTCAAGAGAAGGTTTTGCATTAGGTTCTGTGATTGCTGCCGAAAAGATAAATATACTGAAACCGGGATTACATAATTTTTCTGAAATTTTCGATACCATAATTTAAACCCAAATCATAAATCAAAAAATAAAAAGATGAAAAAAGTTTTTCAAGGTACTTATACAGCTGTTATCACACCTTTTACTAATGATAATAGAACCGATTGGCCGGCGTTTGAAAGAATAATTGAACAGCAGATAGCCGGTGGAGTTGAAGGTATTGTATTTATGGGCACAACTGGCGAAAGTCCGACCCTGAGCGAAGCCGAGCATGCAGAAATATTAACCCGCTCTGCAAAAATTGTTAACAAACGTTGCCAGGTTATTCATGGCATTGGTTCAAATAACACAAACACTGCTATAACACTTGCTAAGGAAGCTGCTCATGCTGGCGCTGACGGACTGCTTGCTGTTGTGCCTTATTACAATAAACCAACACAGGAAGGATTATTACGCCATTTTACCGCAATTGCAAATACTACCGATGTTCCAATTATTATATACAACATTAAAGGTAGAACCGGTATCAATATGGAAACTTCGACATTATTGAAGTTGGCTGAACATAAAAATATTGTTGCAGTAAAAGAAGCCAGTGGCGATGTGTCGCAAATGATAGATGTTATCAATAAAACTCCAGGTGATTTTTCTGTTCTTGTTGGCGATGACGGATTGATACTTCCATTTATGGCTTGTGGTGGCGATGGTGTTATTTCGGTAATATCGAATTGCGCACCACGTGCAACATCAGATTTGGTGCGTATCTGCTTAAGAGGCGATTATCAAACTGCACAAAGATTATTCTACAGGTTGCTTGATATTATGAAAGTAGCTTTCATTGAATCGAACCCTATTCCAATTAAAGAAATCATGTCGATGTTGGGGTATTGTTCACCAAACTTTAGGCTGCCGCTTTGCAGGGCTTCTGAAGGTTCAATGAAAAAAATTGCAGAGATTGTAGAATATATTAAATCAATAGAGAAACCCATATAGTTTTTTAGTGATTTATATTTTTTTTAGCCGTTGATGCTGGGGATTATGGGTTTTTTTAGGTTTTTCCAGTTATCAACGGCTTTTAATTTGACTTTATGAAATAATACTGATTGTATATATGCTATAGCCCAATAAATTGTACTATAAAATCTATGTCATCGGCATAACCATTGTGAAAATTAAAATATCCTTTTGGTTATTTTAAATTAACGATTGGTATAAAATAAATTATCCCGTTAAAATTCTATTTCGTAAGTTTGCAGCATTAAGTAATAATGTTATGAAGAATGATGCAATACTCTTAAACCATGGCAGTGGCGGGAAAATGACACATGAACTGATAGGTGATTTATTTGTCAGATATTTTGATAATGAAATTTTGCAAAGCCAAACCGATTCTGCGATATTAAATATTGATAGCAGACTTTTAGCTTATACCACTGATTCGTATGTTGTATCCCCAATTTTTTTCCCGGGTGGAAATATTGGTAAACTGGCTGTTTGTGGCACGGTGAACGATATTTCGGTTTCGGGTGCTACTCCACTTTATTTGAGCTGCGGATTTATTTTAGAAGAGGGTTTGCTCTTTTCAGAGCTTGAAACTCTTGTAAAATCAATGGCTGAGGAAGCAAAGAAAGCGAATGTGAAAATTGTTACCGGTGATACAAAGGTTGTAGATAAAGGAAAATGCGATAAAATTTTTATCAATACTTCCGGAATCGGAATGCTTGACGAGAAAAGAAAAATGATAAGTTTTGGAAATAAAATAAAAACCGGCGATAAAATTATTGTCAACGGAACCATTGGCGACCATGGAACTGCAATACTTTGCGCACGAAATAGTATTGAATATACCAACAGCGTTCATTCGGATTGTGCTTCATTAAACAAAATGATTGCGAAAGCACTTTCTGTTTCTGATAAAATAAAATTCATGCGCGATGCTACACGTGGAGGATTAGCAACGGTTTTATGCGAGCTTGCCGAGAAACATAATTTGGGTGTTGAACTTACTGAAGAATTGATTCCTGTTCAGGAAAGTGTTCGCGGACTTTGTGAAGTTTTTGGTTTCGACCCGATGTATATGGCTAATGAAGGCAAGGTTGTGATGATTGTTGCTGATGAAGATGCTGAAAAAATTATTGCAGAATTAAGGAAAGATGAGTATGGCAAGAATGCCGCAATCATTGGCGAAATCACAAATAAAAATAATAAGATGGTTGTAATGAATACCGGAATCGGTGGAAGAAGAATTATTGATATGCTTGCAGGAGAGCAATTACCCAGGATTTGTTAAACGGAAAAATGTTTAATTATTAATGCTAAATTTTAAATTTTTGAAGCAAGTGAAAAATCAATAAACTAACTCTAAACATCTAACTCATAATTAAAAATGCACGAATTAAGTATAGCGCAAAATATTATTGAAATTGTAGCTGAATATGCCGAAAAAATGAATGCACAACGTGTTACAGAAGTATTAATTGATGTTGGTGCAGTTTCAGGTGTAATTCCCGAAACACTTGAATTTGCTTGGGATTTATCGGTGAAAAACACTATAGCTGAGGGAGCTATTTTAAAAATAAATTTTATTGAACCCAAGGCGGTATGCCTTGATTGTAAAAAAGAATTTAAACTTGATGATATTTTCACGATATGTACTTATTGCAATAGTACCAATTATGATATTGTACTTGGAAAAGAATTGAAAGTAAAATCAATAAAAATTGAGTAAATTTGTATCTAAATAAAAATAAACGATATGTGTGGAACTTGTGGATGCGGTCAGCCTGATGACCACGTAACAATAAGAAAACCCGGTGATGAAAATCACCATGAACATAATCATGAATTTAAACATAAACACAATCATGAACATGATGATGGAATTCATAAACATAGTCATCACCATAAATTCAAACATTCGCATTCACATGATGATCAAGAACACTCGCATGAATTCGAACATGAACATATTGAACATGAGCATGACCACGAACATTCTCACAGCCATGAAATAAAAATTGAACAAGATATCATGCATAAAAATGATATGCTTGCCGAACGTAACCGCGGATATTTTGAAGCAAAGAATATTTTTACATTGAATTTGGTAAGTTCGCCCGGCTCAGGAAAGACAAGCCTTTTAGAGCGTACAATAAACGAACTGAAAAGAGAAATGAAGTTTTATGTGATTGAAGGTGATCAGCAAACCATGAATGATGCCAATCGTATCAATGCAACTGGCGCTCCTGTGATTCAGATAAACACAGGAAATGGTTGCCACCTTGATGCCGAAATGATCAATAAGGCTGTAAAGAAACTGGATGTTGCTGAAAAATCAGTTTTGATTATTGAAAATGTTGGAAACCTTGTTTGCCCGTCGTTATTCGATTTGGGCGAATCGAAGAGAGTGGTTGTGATAAGTGTTACGGAAGGTGAAGATAAGCCAATAAAATATCCGAATATGTTTATGACTTCAAACCTTTGCATCATCAATAAAACCGACCTTTTGCCATATGTTGATTTCAATGTGGAAAAAGCTAAAGAATATGCTTTACGTGTAAATCATCATCTTGAATTTATTGAGTTGTCAGTAAAATCAGGCGAGGGGATGAGTAAATGGTATGAGTGGCTGAAAAAGAATTTATAAAATCTGTTCAAAATAAATTATTAGAATTGATAAGATAAGTGTTATCAATGTTACGATAATTCCTGCTTTAAAGAATTCCATAAATTTAATTTTTACTTTTTGTTTCTCTGCCGATTCAATAACGATCAGGTTTGCCATGGCTCCTATGATTGTCGCATTACCTGCAAGAGTTGATGCTGATGCAAGGGAAAGCCATAACATATCGCTGCCTGCAGCTTTCATAAAAGGAAGAAGTACAACTGTCAATGGAACATTGCTCACTATTTGAGAGCCTATAAATGAAATTCCATGGATAACCATAATTCCATTTAAATCATCAGTAAGCGGATAGCGGCTGACTAAATTTGATAACAATCCGGTTTTGTGAATTCCTTCCACAACAATAAATAAGGAAGCAAAGAAAAGAAGCAAAACCCAGTCGATTTGTTTTATAACAAGCGACGGTTTTATCCTCCCGAAAATTAGTATGAGCGAACCTCCGGCCAGCGCAATTAATGGGATAGATAAGTTTATAATATTACTAAGAAAAAATAATACTATTACAAAAATGAAAACAGGAACAGATGTTTTCATGGAAGAATAGTTATAACCGAAATTATTTTCCTGAAAAACTAAAGTCTGCTTAATCCGGAAACAAGAGGGGTACAGCCATCTAATGATAATTATAATTACAATCATACTTAATATAGAAACCGGAAGTAAATGAAGTAAAAAATTATTATAAGTGATTTCGCTGTTTAACCCGATGAGCATATTCTGCGGGTTTCCTGTGATACTCATAGCGCTTCCTGCATTCGAAGAAAGAATTTCAGCGATAAGATAGGGGATAGGATTAATCCCCGACGACTGGCAAATCATGATTATCACAGGTGTGAATATCAATACTACCGCATCATTTACTAAAAATGCACTGGCAACACCTGTAATAAAAACTACGATAACAAGAAGTTTAGTTTGATTTCCTGCAAATGAAATTGTTTTATGTGCAATCAATGAAAAGAATCCATCAAGCTGAAGTGTTGAAATAATTATCATCATTCCCAATAGCAATGTTATTGTATTGAAATCGATTGCGAGAATGGCTTCATTAAATGTAAGTACACCGAAAATAACCATAGCAACAGCGCCGAAGAATGCAGCAGAAGGCCTGTCGATATTCATTTTTGGCAATCGTGTAAAAATAATACCGATGTATGTAAGTATAAAAATGATCAGTGCTATTAATTCAATTCTTTCCATGATGTTAAATGTTATGCGAAAGTAAAAAAAAGCGGCATCCGAAGGATGCCGCTTTTTAAGAAAATTATGATTTTTATTTACAATATTTGGTGATCATTTCATCAGCTTTTTCATAACCAAGTTCTTTTGCTTTATTAAAATCAGCGCAAGCCTCGGTTTTCATTTTTAATGCATTATATGCTTTGCCACGATTGTTGTATGAAGCTCCATCCTGTGGTTTTAGCTCAATAACTTTTGTGTAATCGTTTTTAGCACCTTCATAATCTTTTTGTATATATTTTATTGTAGCCCTGTTGTTATATGCAAGAACATAATCCGGTTTAATCTCGATACTTTTACTGTAATCTTCTAAAGCACCGGTAGTATCAGTCGTATTGTATTTACACCTTCCTCTAAAATTAAACGCTTCATAAAAATCGGGTTTCAATCCTATTGCTGAAGTATAATCAGTAATTGCTGCAGTAAAATCTTTCTTCAGGTTTTTCATATTAGCTCTTTCAAAATAAGCTTTTTCTGAACTGGGTTTTAATTCAATTACTTTTGAATAGTCAGCAATGGCACCATCATAATCGTTCAATGCTTTTTTTGCTTCAGCTCTTCCTGTGTAATAATCTGCATTATCATTTTTATTTGATATGGCGCTGTCGTAATCAGGTAATGAACCTTGGAAATCTTTGTTTAGTCTTTTGCATGTTGCTCTATAAAAGTATGCACTGGCAATATTTGTAGCAATACCAGAGCCTTTTGTAATAGCACCGCTGAAATCGGTAATCGCATTAGCGTAATCTTTTGCTTTGTATTTGGCAAGACCTTGATCATAGTATGTTTTAAATGAAGTGGTGTCTTGAGCATTCATGGTTAATACAATGCTGATAAGAAACACAGATAAAAATAGCCTCTTTAAAGTTAAAGTTCTCATGGATTTGGGATTTAAAGGTTAAACATTAATAACGACAAAAATCAGAAAATAATATTAAATATAAAAATAATGACAAAAAAATTAACAAATTTTATACCGTGAAAGTATATTTATTCTTCCTTTATCATTTTTTGAAGTGCAAACATTTCGTCTCTAATCCTTGCTGCTTCTGCGAAATCAAGCTCTTTGGCAGCTTTTTCCATTGCCTTTCTTACTTGCGAAATATTTTTTTTGATTTGTTCCTTACTCATATATTTTATCACCGGGTCAGCTGCGATATCGAAGTCCTCTTTTTCAATATATACTTTTGGAGATTTATTTTTATCCATTACACTGGTCTGTCCAATTATCGATTCAGTTGATTTCATGATTTGTTCAGGAGTAATATTATTTTCTTCATTGTATTTAAATTGTTTTTCACGTCTTCTGATTGTTTCGTCAATAGTGCGTTTCATTGACTGTGTGATTTTGTCGGCATAAAAAATCACTTTACTGTTTAGGTTACGTGCAGCACGTCCTGCGGTTTGTGTAAGTGATCTTTCTGAACGTAAAAACCCTTCTTTGTCGGCATCTAAAATTGCAACTAATGAAACTTCAGGCAAGTCAAGCCCTTCACGTAAAAGGTTCACTCCGATAAGAACATCGTAAACTCCAAGTCTTAAATTGCGTAATATTTCAACGCGCTCAAGTGTATCTACATCAGAGTGAATATAACTACAACTGATATTAAGTTTTATAAGGTATTTTGAAAGTTCTTCAGCCATTCGCTTTGTAAGCGTTGTAACCAAAACTCTTTCTTTTATTGATATTCGTTTTTCAATTTCATCAAGCAAATCATCAACCTGGTTCTGACATGGTTTTACTTCAATTACCGGGTCAAGCAGGCCTGTAGGACGTATCAGTTGTTCCACCATTACGCCTTCTGATTTCTGTAATTCATAATCGGATGGAGTTGCACTTACAAAAATAACCTGGTTGATCATGGCCTCAAATTCATCAAATTTCAGAGGTCTGTTATCCATGGCTGATGGTAAGCGAAAGCCATATTCTACAAGTGTTTGCTTACGAGAGCGGTCGCCACCGAACATGGCACGAATTTGAGGAATGGTAGCATGACTTTCATCAACTACTAAAAGGTAATCGTCGGGGAAGCAATCAATAAGGCAAAAAGGACGGGAGCCGGGAATTCTTCCATCAAAATATCGTGAGTAATTTTCAATACCCGAGCAGTAACCCAATTCTTTCATCATTTCCATGTCGTATGTTACACGGTCTTCCAGTCGTTTTGCTTCAAATTCCTTTCCTGTTTCTTTAAAATAATTTACCTGCTTCAGCAGATCATCCTGGATTTCGTGAATGGCCAAATTCATTTTATCCTGTGATGTAACAAAAATATTTGCCGGGTAAATGCATAGGTTATCTGTTGAATCAATCGTCCTGCCATTGATTGGATCAAATGATTCAATGCTTTCGATTTCGTCACCAAAAAAACAAATATGATAAGCAATATCAGTATATGCCGGGAAAACATCAACGGTATCTCCTTTAACACGAAAATGCCCGCGATTAAAATTCAATTCATTTCTTGAATATAAAGCACTTACAAGTTGATGAAGCA from Bacteroidales bacterium encodes the following:
- the hypE gene encoding hydrogenase expression/formation protein HypE, with the protein product MKNDAILLNHGSGGKMTHELIGDLFVRYFDNEILQSQTDSAILNIDSRLLAYTTDSYVVSPIFFPGGNIGKLAVCGTVNDISVSGATPLYLSCGFILEEGLLFSELETLVKSMAEEAKKANVKIVTGDTKVVDKGKCDKIFINTSGIGMLDEKRKMISFGNKIKTGDKIIVNGTIGDHGTAILCARNSIEYTNSVHSDCASLNKMIAKALSVSDKIKFMRDATRGGLATVLCELAEKHNLGVELTEELIPVQESVRGLCEVFGFDPMYMANEGKVVMIVADEDAEKIIAELRKDEYGKNAAIIGEITNKNNKMVVMNTGIGGRRIIDMLAGEQLPRIC
- the hypA gene encoding hydrogenase maturation nickel metallochaperone HypA; translation: MHELSIAQNIIEIVAEYAEKMNAQRVTEVLIDVGAVSGVIPETLEFAWDLSVKNTIAEGAILKINFIEPKAVCLDCKKEFKLDDIFTICTYCNSTNYDIVLGKELKVKSIKIE
- the hypB gene encoding hydrogenase nickel incorporation protein HypB; the protein is MCGTCGCGQPDDHVTIRKPGDENHHEHNHEFKHKHNHEHDDGIHKHSHHHKFKHSHSHDDQEHSHEFEHEHIEHEHDHEHSHSHEIKIEQDIMHKNDMLAERNRGYFEAKNIFTLNLVSSPGSGKTSLLERTINELKREMKFYVIEGDQQTMNDANRINATGAPVIQINTGNGCHLDAEMINKAVKKLDVAEKSVLIIENVGNLVCPSLFDLGESKRVVVISVTEGEDKPIKYPNMFMTSNLCIINKTDLLPYVDFNVEKAKEYALRVNHHLEFIELSVKSGEGMSKWYEWLKKNL
- the dapB gene encoding 4-hydroxy-tetrahydrodipicolinate reductase, with the protein product MRLGIIGYGRMGKIVEQIAIQRGHKIVSIIDVGRNDKIIEEADCYIDFSVAEALGKNVNLLCELQVPVVIGVTGWNKNINEYTQLFLNKKNVGIWSGNFSLGVNLFWKVIKQSTATFDKFANEYDILLHEFHHKNKVDSPSGTAIQTANFILNASSVKNEIITETLQRKRKDNELHVTSTRGGAIPGTHTVIFDSNFDTVEITHTARSREGFALGSVIAAEKINILKPGLHNFSEIFDTII
- a CDS encoding tetratricopeptide repeat protein, with translation MRTLTLKRLFLSVFLISIVLTMNAQDTTSFKTYYDQGLAKYKAKDYANAITDFSGAITKGSGIATNIASAYFYRATCKRLNKDFQGSLPDYDSAISNKNDNADYYTGRAEAKKALNDYDGAIADYSKVIELKPSSEKAYFERANMKNLKKDFTAAITDYTSAIGLKPDFYEAFNFRGRCKYNTTDTTGALEDYSKSIEIKPDYVLAYNNRATIKYIQKDYEGAKNDYTKVIELKPQDGASYNNRGKAYNALKMKTEACADFNKAKELGYEKADEMITKYCK
- the dapA gene encoding 4-hydroxy-tetrahydrodipicolinate synthase; this translates as MKKVFQGTYTAVITPFTNDNRTDWPAFERIIEQQIAGGVEGIVFMGTTGESPTLSEAEHAEILTRSAKIVNKRCQVIHGIGSNNTNTAITLAKEAAHAGADGLLAVVPYYNKPTQEGLLRHFTAIANTTDVPIIIYNIKGRTGINMETSTLLKLAEHKNIVAVKEASGDVSQMIDVINKTPGDFSVLVGDDGLILPFMACGGDGVISVISNCAPRATSDLVRICLRGDYQTAQRLFYRLLDIMKVAFIESNPIPIKEIMSMLGYCSPNFRLPLCRASEGSMKKIAEIVEYIKSIEKPI
- the uvrB gene encoding excinuclease ABC subunit UvrB, yielding MDFELTSDFRPTGDQPEAIKQLVEGINRNDYAQTLLGVTGSGKTFTIANVIQQIQKPTLILSHNKTLAAQLYGEFKQFFPKNAVEYFVSYYDYYQPEAYIPVTNTYIEKDLSINDEIEKLRLSTSSSLLSGRKDVIVVSSVSCIYGIGNPDDFKSGRICINKGELISRNKLLHQLVSALYSRNELNFNRGHFRVKGDTVDVFPAYTDIAYHICFFGDEIESIESFDPINGRTIDSTDNLCIYPANIFVTSQDKMNLAIHEIQDDLLKQVNYFKETGKEFEAKRLEDRVTYDMEMMKELGYCSGIENYSRYFDGRIPGSRPFCLIDCFPDDYLLVVDESHATIPQIRAMFGGDRSRKQTLVEYGFRLPSAMDNRPLKFDEFEAMINQVIFVSATPSDYELQKSEGVMVEQLIRPTGLLDPVIEVKPCQNQVDDLLDEIEKRISIKERVLVTTLTKRMAEELSKYLIKLNISCSYIHSDVDTLERVEILRNLRLGVYDVLIGVNLLREGLDLPEVSLVAILDADKEGFLRSERSLTQTAGRAARNLNSKVIFYADKITQSMKRTIDETIRRREKQFKYNEENNITPEQIMKSTESIIGQTSVMDKNKSPKVYIEKEDFDIAADPVIKYMSKEQIKKNISQVRKAMEKAAKELDFAEAARIRDEMFALQKMIKEE
- a CDS encoding SLC13 family permease, which translates into the protein MERIELIALIIFILTYIGIIFTRLPKMNIDRPSAAFFGAVAMVIFGVLTFNEAILAIDFNTITLLLGMMIIISTLQLDGFFSLIAHKTISFAGNQTKLLVIVVFITGVASAFLVNDAVVLIFTPVIIMICQSSGINPIPYLIAEILSSNAGSAMSITGNPQNMLIGLNSEITYNNFLLHLLPVSILSMIVIIIIIRWLYPSCFRIKQTLVFQENNFGYNYSSMKTSVPVFIFVIVLFFLSNIINLSIPLIALAGGSLILIFGRIKPSLVIKQIDWVLLLFFASLFIVVEGIHKTGLLSNLVSRYPLTDDLNGIMVIHGISFIGSQIVSNVPLTVVLLPFMKAAGSDMLWLSLASASTLAGNATIIGAMANLIVIESAEKQKVKIKFMEFFKAGIIVTLITLILSILIIYFEQIL